A genomic segment from Thermodesulfobacteriota bacterium encodes:
- a CDS encoding TetR/AcrR family transcriptional regulator: MPKAPMAREEVEKFRNRILDIALDIILKEGFANLSIRKIASRLDVTATTIYNYYTNKDELNLMIRVRGFETLHAMLKKESDRFADNMEEQFGAMIRAYVDFGLTYSGYYDLMFNLRTPKYLDYVGTPMEATAHFEKQTALQCLDLFVRPVTAFLGPGNGQKADFVQYAVIRYWSDLHGLITLHNSRLFHEVIGDVEAFVGKRIQGMIAELIQIKERFDRGEPLSALMPG, translated from the coding sequence ATGCCCAAAGCACCCATGGCCAGGGAAGAGGTGGAAAAATTCCGGAACCGGATTCTGGACATCGCCCTGGACATTATATTAAAGGAAGGGTTCGCCAACCTGAGCATCCGCAAGATCGCCTCGCGGCTGGACGTCACCGCCACCACCATTTACAACTATTACACCAACAAGGACGAACTCAACTTGATGATTCGCGTGCGGGGGTTTGAAACCCTGCACGCCATGCTGAAAAAAGAGTCCGACCGCTTTGCCGATAACATGGAAGAGCAGTTCGGCGCCATGATCCGCGCTTATGTCGATTTCGGGCTGACCTATTCCGGCTACTATGACCTCATGTTCAACCTGCGTACGCCCAAGTACTTGGACTATGTCGGCACACCCATGGAGGCCACCGCCCACTTTGAAAAACAGACCGCCCTGCAGTGCCTTGACCTGTTCGTCCGGCCGGTCACCGCTTTCCTCGGCCCGGGCAACGGACAGAAGGCCGACTTTGTCCAGTACGCGGTCATCCGCTACTGGTCCGATCTGCACGGCCTGATCACCCTGCACAACAGCCGCCTGTTCCACGAGGTGATCGGCGACGTCGAGGCCTTTGTCGGCAAACGGATCCAGGGAATGATCGCTGAACTGATCCAGATAAAAGAACGGTTCGACCGGGGAGAACCCCTGTCGGCCCTGATGCCTGGATAG
- a CDS encoding imidazole glycerol phosphate synthase cyclase subunit — protein MEPVIKIMPCLDMRNGRVVKGVHFVDIRDAGDPVECARAYCEAGADELALLDITATVEGRATMLDVVKRVAEATTVPFTVGGGISDVKSAELVLSAGADKVSTSSAAFRKPELIKEMVKELGAGKVTVAIDVDQNAAMPSGYEVYVDGGRTATGADAIEWAKRVDGYGVPVILPTSKAGDGARTGYDLPVISAIKKAVSAEVVASGGAGELVHFHQAVEAGATILLAASVFHFGIIGIGDLKNYLRGRGVAIR, from the coding sequence TTGGAGCCGGTAATTAAAATCATGCCTTGTCTGGACATGCGGAACGGACGGGTTGTCAAAGGCGTTCATTTCGTGGATATCCGAGACGCCGGCGATCCGGTCGAATGCGCCCGAGCGTATTGTGAGGCCGGCGCAGACGAACTGGCGCTTCTGGATATCACCGCCACGGTGGAAGGACGTGCCACCATGCTTGACGTGGTCAAACGCGTGGCCGAAGCCACCACCGTGCCCTTCACCGTCGGCGGCGGCATATCTGATGTAAAATCGGCCGAGTTAGTGCTCAGCGCGGGGGCCGACAAAGTATCGACCAGCAGTGCCGCCTTTCGGAAGCCTGAACTGATAAAGGAAATGGTGAAAGAACTGGGGGCCGGGAAGGTGACGGTAGCCATTGATGTGGATCAGAATGCGGCCATGCCTTCAGGCTATGAAGTGTATGTTGATGGCGGACGGACAGCCACCGGCGCGGACGCGATCGAATGGGCAAAACGGGTTGACGGTTACGGCGTTCCGGTTATTTTGCCGACAAGCAAAGCGGGTGACGGCGCGCGGACCGGTTATGATCTGCCGGTGATCAGCGCCATCAAAAAGGCGGTGTCGGCCGAAGTGGTGGCTTCCGGTGGGGCAGGGGAACTGGTCCATTTCCACCAGGCGGTTGAAGCCGGCGCGACAATCCTCCTGGCCGCGTCTGTGTTTCATTTTGGAATCATTGGGATTGGGGATCTGAAAAACTACCTGCGTGGCCGGGGGGTTGCTATCCGCTGA
- a CDS encoding cyclase family protein, translated as MKCRKQAALWLYSIVLLIYGVMPDAAAQSPAGCPDPAKLLDMTFVFDADTIYWPTAEPFKLEKLNWRVLDSGWWYAANNYGASEHGGTHADAPIHFAENGKTIDQVPLADWIGPAVKIDVGSKCQENRDYLLTVDDIKQWEKQYGRIPDNAWVLMYTGIDTRYYPDRRKVLGTDKSGPEALPELSFPGFSAETAEYLVRERNIKGIGLDTPSIDYGKSTDFPVHRICCGAGKLGLENIAHLDKLPPTGAMLYVMPMLIRDGTGAPARVFAVLP; from the coding sequence ATGAAATGCCGTAAGCAGGCAGCCTTGTGGCTTTATTCTATTGTACTATTGATTTACGGTGTCATGCCGGACGCAGCCGCCCAATCGCCGGCCGGTTGCCCGGATCCGGCCAAACTGCTGGACATGACGTTTGTATTCGATGCCGACACTATTTACTGGCCCACGGCGGAACCGTTTAAACTGGAAAAGCTGAACTGGCGGGTTTTAGACAGCGGCTGGTGGTATGCCGCCAACAATTACGGCGCTTCCGAACATGGGGGGACCCACGCCGACGCCCCCATCCATTTTGCCGAAAACGGAAAAACCATTGATCAGGTTCCCCTGGCCGACTGGATCGGTCCGGCCGTTAAAATCGACGTGGGTTCAAAATGCCAGGAAAACAGGGACTATCTCCTGACGGTGGACGATATCAAACAATGGGAAAAGCAATACGGGCGGATACCGGATAATGCCTGGGTGCTGATGTATACCGGGATTGATACCCGTTATTACCCGGACAGGAGAAAAGTACTGGGTACTGACAAGTCCGGTCCGGAAGCCCTGCCCGAGTTGAGTTTTCCGGGGTTTTCCGCGGAGACCGCTGAATATCTGGTTCGGGAGAGAAACATAAAAGGCATCGGTCTGGATACGCCCAGTATTGATTACGGAAAATCAACGGACTTCCCCGTGCATCGCATCTGCTGCGGGGCCGGAAAACTGGGCCTTGAGAATATCGCCCATCTTGACAAGCTGCCGCCAACGGGCGCCATGCTTTATGTCATGCCCATGCTCATCAGGGACGGGACCGGCGCGCCGGCCCGGGTGTTCGCCGTGCTGCCGTAA
- a CDS encoding cupin domain-containing protein, whose protein sequence is MFEKHSSDNYADPLPGIRRKTLVFGERTLMTEFILAAGSVLPDHTHPYEQTGYLVRGRMVLKIGDTEYDATAGDSWCIPMNVTHGGRALEDSIAVEVFSPARVDYLPQQKEEA, encoded by the coding sequence ATGTTTGAAAAACACAGCAGCGACAACTACGCCGACCCCCTCCCCGGTATCCGGCGCAAGACCCTCGTTTTCGGTGAGCGGACATTGATGACCGAGTTTATCCTGGCGGCCGGCAGCGTGCTGCCGGACCACACCCATCCTTATGAACAGACCGGCTATCTGGTCCGGGGGCGCATGGTCCTGAAAATCGGGGACACGGAATACGATGCAACCGCCGGCGACTCCTGGTGCATTCCCATGAACGTGACCCATGGTGGACGGGCTCTGGAGGATTCAATCGCGGTCGAAGTGTTTTCGCCCGCCCGGGTGGATTATCTCCCGCAACAGAAAGAGGAGGCATAG
- a CDS encoding DksA/TraR family C4-type zinc finger protein: MAVGWSRDGNVQDQIDATVQSAVEQARSRLPAGESATHCDECDEPIPEGRRKALPGVRYCVKCQSDMEKRQKTAIFQQLGGDDGAE; the protein is encoded by the coding sequence ATGGCCGTAGGTTGGTCCCGCGACGGGAATGTCCAGGATCAGATAGACGCCACCGTCCAGTCCGCGGTTGAGCAGGCCCGAAGCCGCCTGCCCGCGGGAGAGAGCGCGACGCATTGCGACGAGTGCGACGAGCCTATTCCCGAGGGGCGGCGCAAGGCCCTGCCCGGTGTGAGGTATTGCGTTAAATGTCAGTCCGATATGGAAAAGCGGCAGAAGACGGCCATTTTTCAGCAGCTGGGCGGGGACGATGGGGCGGAATAG
- a CDS encoding DUF4334 domain-containing protein, with protein MNAFETALAAGKISTEEALAIFDGLEPVDSDFMIGQWKGAGFPTDHPLDGLLEAYHWHGKRFDGPEHVHPLIFSSLRGRRVRVNPVFTMPALGLLDRLPFLKSKIMGRLFQTFLLLFATRRSRARLRLTEYRGKSSATMIYDNLPINDVFRKIDENTVLGAMDLKGIERPFFFVLRREHK; from the coding sequence ATGAACGCGTTTGAAACGGCCCTTGCGGCCGGAAAAATCAGCACCGAGGAGGCACTGGCGATTTTTGACGGCCTTGAGCCGGTGGATAGTGATTTCATGATCGGCCAGTGGAAAGGAGCGGGTTTCCCGACGGACCATCCTTTGGACGGCCTGCTGGAGGCTTATCACTGGCACGGCAAGCGGTTTGACGGCCCGGAGCACGTGCATCCGCTGATTTTTTCCTCCCTGCGCGGCCGCCGGGTGCGCGTCAATCCAGTTTTCACCATGCCTGCCCTGGGCCTGCTGGACCGCCTGCCTTTTTTAAAATCAAAAATCATGGGCCGCCTGTTCCAGACGTTCCTGCTTCTGTTCGCCACGCGCCGTTCACGCGCCCGTCTTCGCCTGACGGAGTATCGGGGGAAATCCAGCGCCACCATGATCTATGACAATCTGCCCATCAACGATGTCTTCCGCAAGATCGACGAAAACACCGTGCTGGGAGCCATGGATCTGAAAGGAATAGAACGGCCTTTCTTTTTTGTTCTCCGCCGTGAGCATAAATAA
- a CDS encoding DUF2892 domain-containing protein produces the protein MKMEDWIRAIAGTFILVSLSLAQIHSRYWLLFTAFVGLNLLQSAFTKWCLMEKILARFGVQKRQA, from the coding sequence ATGAAGATGGAAGACTGGATCCGGGCTATCGCGGGCACATTCATTCTGGTGTCTCTGTCTCTGGCGCAGATCCACAGCCGTTACTGGCTGCTGTTCACCGCTTTTGTCGGGCTCAACCTGCTGCAGTCGGCGTTCACCAAATGGTGCCTGATGGAAAAAATCCTGGCCCGGTTCGGCGTTCAGAAACGGCAGGCGTGA
- a CDS encoding HD domain-containing phosphohydrolase produces MENFKRLIEIITDIAGNRYHNDILELTGPDTAEPVRTIALAVSRMMTEVTAREDRLEAMTRQLEEANREIRRNIIATVSTMARALAARDAYTEGHAERVGRISGLIAAEMGLNEQDTELVHLAGLLHDIGKIGFPDSLFLPHGGSNSSEVVREITRHPVTGAEILKNLNFLGPAVTYVRCHHERPDGKGYPEGLTAADIPLGAKIIAVADTFDAMTTDRPYQKARTFAEAIDVLKAGAGDKWDRECVVACERVLPKIPIQGEAGKGSREKMLYLSEEADIVLEPGPPGGARMRWIKPGTDFSRYGRFLLDPVIFFFAPDSEYKGMDPRELKSLADLFVKEIRSAFKGKYPIVNKPAPDVARLRVAITDLRQNRPDPGEGQSRDGSLADLETGLMNSWAGSGATCAEFMVVDSMTGNAVVAAKDDRSVGLREKFTRWGSVEDAFKHWAARIRLVLDLVHEVKAQGPAGKVKEEG; encoded by the coding sequence GTGGAGAACTTCAAGCGGCTTATCGAGATTATAACCGATATCGCGGGCAATCGTTATCATAATGATATTCTGGAGCTGACCGGACCGGATACGGCCGAGCCGGTGCGGACCATCGCCCTGGCCGTGAGCCGGATGATGACCGAAGTAACGGCCCGCGAGGATCGCCTGGAAGCCATGACCCGTCAGCTGGAGGAGGCCAACCGGGAAATCCGGCGAAACATCATCGCGACCGTTTCCACCATGGCCAGGGCACTGGCGGCGCGCGACGCCTACACCGAAGGCCATGCCGAACGCGTCGGCCGGATTTCCGGGCTGATCGCGGCGGAGATGGGCCTGAACGAACAGGACACGGAACTGGTCCATCTGGCCGGGCTGCTGCACGACATCGGCAAGATCGGTTTTCCGGACAGCCTTTTTCTGCCTCACGGGGGGAGCAATTCCAGTGAGGTCGTCAGGGAAATCACCCGGCATCCGGTCACCGGCGCGGAAATTTTAAAAAATCTCAATTTCCTGGGCCCGGCGGTAACCTATGTCCGCTGTCACCACGAACGGCCGGACGGGAAGGGCTATCCCGAAGGACTGACGGCCGCCGACATCCCTCTGGGGGCGAAGATCATCGCCGTGGCCGATACCTTTGATGCCATGACCACGGACCGGCCCTATCAGAAGGCCAGAACCTTTGCCGAGGCCATCGATGTTTTAAAGGCCGGTGCCGGGGACAAATGGGACCGGGAATGCGTGGTCGCGTGCGAACGCGTTCTTCCGAAAATTCCGATACAAGGGGAAGCGGGCAAAGGGTCTCGGGAAAAGATGCTCTATCTCTCGGAGGAAGCCGATATTGTTCTTGAGCCCGGACCTCCGGGCGGGGCCCGGATGCGCTGGATAAAGCCGGGCACTGATTTTTCCCGCTACGGCCGGTTTCTGCTGGACCCGGTGATTTTCTTTTTCGCGCCGGATTCCGAGTATAAGGGCATGGATCCCCGGGAATTAAAATCCCTGGCGGACCTTTTCGTCAAGGAAATCCGTTCCGCCTTCAAGGGGAAATACCCCATCGTCAACAAGCCCGCGCCGGACGTGGCACGGCTGCGTGTCGCCATTACCGACCTTCGGCAGAACCGTCCGGACCCGGGTGAGGGCCAATCCCGGGACGGTAGCCTGGCGGACCTGGAAACGGGGCTGATGAACTCCTGGGCCGGGTCGGGCGCGACCTGCGCGGAATTCATGGTGGTCGATTCCATGACCGGCAACGCCGTCGTGGCGGCCAAAGACGACCGGTCGGTGGGCTTGAGAGAAAAATTTACCCGCTGGGGATCGGTGGAAGACGCGTTCAAACACTGGGCCGCAAGAATCCGGCTGGTTCTTGACCTGGTCCATGAAGTAAAAGCGCAGGGCCCGGCCGGCAAGGTAAAGGAGGAAGGATGA
- a CDS encoding lipocalin family protein — MRIFLAACLLLAAGCVGIPANVKPVDNFQAEKYLGRWYEIARLDHSFERGLTRVTADYSRRDDGGIRVVNRGYSQKEKAWKEIEGKAYFVNGPDQGFLKVSFFGPFYGSYIVLELDREAYRYALVCGPTRSYLWVLARSPEIDPETRDRLTARAEALGFDAGKLIVVDHR, encoded by the coding sequence ATGAGAATTTTCCTGGCGGCTTGCCTCCTGCTGGCGGCCGGCTGCGTCGGAATTCCGGCCAACGTCAAACCGGTGGATAATTTCCAGGCGGAGAAGTACCTGGGAAGGTGGTATGAAATCGCGCGGCTGGATCATTCCTTTGAACGGGGGTTGACCCGGGTGACGGCGGATTACAGCCGGCGGGACGACGGCGGCATCCGGGTCGTCAACCGCGGCTACTCCCAAAAGGAAAAGGCCTGGAAGGAGATCGAGGGCAAGGCCTATTTTGTCAACGGGCCGGACCAGGGTTTCCTGAAGGTCTCTTTTTTCGGGCCTTTTTACGGTTCCTACATCGTGCTTGAACTCGATCGTGAGGCCTACCGGTACGCGCTGGTCTGCGGCCCCACGCGGTCGTATCTGTGGGTCCTGGCCCGATCGCCGGAAATCGACCCGGAGACCCGGGACCGGCTGACGGCCAGGGCGGAAGCCCTCGGGTTTGACGCCGGGAAGCTGATTGTTGTCGATCATCGCTGA
- a CDS encoding NAD(P)H-dependent oxidoreductase yields MKISVILAHPDPGSFNHAIAQAAVTRLEANDHQVSFHDLYAEGFDPLLPAAEIPSDAGLPPAVRDHCREIRRAEGIVIVHPNWWGQPPAILKGWIDRVIRPDVAYRFLEGDSGEGVPQGLLAAKAAVVFNTSNTRPDRERAVFGDPLETIWKNCVFGLCGVKVFYRRMFSVVVTSTGEERKQWLEEVTSAMNRFFP; encoded by the coding sequence ATGAAAATATCGGTTATTCTGGCGCATCCGGATCCCGGGAGCTTCAATCATGCCATTGCACAGGCAGCCGTTACCCGGCTGGAAGCAAATGACCATCAGGTTTCTTTTCACGATCTGTATGCCGAGGGATTTGATCCTCTGCTGCCCGCGGCAGAGATCCCGTCGGACGCCGGCCTGCCCCCGGCGGTGAGGGACCATTGCCGGGAAATCCGGCGGGCGGAGGGAATCGTTATCGTCCATCCCAACTGGTGGGGCCAGCCGCCGGCCATTCTCAAGGGCTGGATCGACCGGGTGATCCGGCCGGATGTGGCTTACCGTTTTCTGGAAGGCGACTCCGGCGAAGGCGTTCCCCAGGGCCTGCTGGCCGCCAAAGCCGCCGTCGTCTTCAATACCTCCAACACCCGGCCGGACCGGGAACGGGCAGTCTTCGGCGACCCCCTGGAAACCATCTGGAAAAACTGCGTCTTCGGCCTGTGCGGCGTCAAGGTCTTTTACCGTCGCATGTTCAGCGTCGTCGTCACCAGCACCGGGGAAGAGCGGAAACAGTGGCTCGAAGAAGTGACGTCAGCCATGAACCGGTTCTTTCCCTAA
- a CDS encoding NifB/NifX family molybdenum-iron cluster-binding protein codes for MKFAIPMAGGKLTLHFGHCQEFAILEVKDDQIVGKQVLVPPPHEPGVLPAWLHELGTNVVIAGGMGHRAIDLFNQAGIKVVTGAEVAEPEVLVKQYLNNALVTGANACSDDHTCSGDHQHHH; via the coding sequence ATGAAATTCGCGATACCAATGGCAGGAGGAAAACTGACCCTTCATTTCGGACATTGCCAGGAATTTGCCATCCTTGAAGTCAAAGACGACCAGATTGTCGGCAAGCAGGTGCTGGTGCCGCCGCCGCACGAGCCGGGGGTTCTGCCCGCGTGGCTGCACGAACTGGGCACGAATGTGGTTATCGCCGGCGGCATGGGGCACCGGGCCATCGACCTGTTCAATCAGGCCGGCATCAAAGTGGTCACCGGCGCGGAAGTAGCGGAACCGGAAGTCCTGGTAAAGCAGTATCTAAACAACGCCCTGGTAACCGGCGCCAATGCCTGCTCTGACGATCATACCTGCTCCGGCGATCACCAGCATCACCATTAA
- a CDS encoding ATP-binding protein, with translation MKELTIISGKGGTGKTSVTASFASLAQHKVIVDADVDAADLHLVIPPEIRRQEPFQGGHIAEIDPGRCTQCGECRLRCRFDAISEDFVVDRLACEGCGVCVYFCPVQAIDFSRQVCGQWFVSDTGRGPMVHARLGIAQENSGLLVSVLRKEARAIAEQKGYEWIIVDGPPGIGCPVISSVTGAGGVLVISEPTMSGLHDLKRVNELAAFLRVPAMACVNKYDINPDMSDRIIAYAWDHKMEVAGVIPYDRDMTAAMVARKALVDFSDGPAARAIRSVWENVRDFMKTRGHSKSALKIISS, from the coding sequence ATGAAAGAACTGACCATCATCAGCGGCAAGGGCGGAACGGGAAAAACCAGCGTCACGGCTTCCTTCGCCTCCCTGGCGCAACATAAAGTCATCGTCGACGCGGACGTGGACGCGGCCGATCTGCACCTGGTCATCCCTCCGGAAATCAGAAGACAGGAGCCCTTCCAGGGAGGCCATATCGCCGAAATCGACCCCGGCCGCTGCACCCAATGCGGGGAATGCCGCCTGCGCTGCCGGTTTGACGCCATCAGTGAAGATTTCGTCGTCGACCGGCTGGCCTGCGAAGGCTGCGGGGTCTGCGTCTATTTCTGCCCGGTCCAGGCCATCGACTTTTCCCGGCAGGTTTGCGGGCAGTGGTTTGTGTCCGATACCGGCCGCGGCCCCATGGTTCACGCCCGGCTGGGCATTGCCCAGGAAAATTCCGGGCTGCTGGTCAGCGTGCTCCGCAAAGAAGCCCGGGCCATAGCGGAACAAAAAGGATATGAGTGGATCATCGTGGACGGGCCGCCCGGCATCGGATGCCCGGTCATCTCGTCGGTTACCGGGGCCGGCGGCGTACTGGTCATATCCGAGCCGACCATGTCCGGCCTGCACGATTTAAAACGGGTCAATGAACTGGCCGCGTTCCTGAGGGTTCCGGCCATGGCCTGCGTCAACAAATACGATATCAATCCGGACATGTCGGACCGGATTATCGCTTACGCCTGGGACCATAAAATGGAAGTTGCCGGCGTCATCCCCTATGACCGGGACATGACCGCCGCCATGGTGGCGCGGAAAGCGCTGGTGGATTTTTCCGACGGCCCGGCCGCCCGGGCGATCCGGTCGGTCTGGGAAAACGTACGCGACTTTATGAAAACCAGAGGCCATAGTAAAAGTGCCCTGAAAATTATTTCTTCCTAA
- a CDS encoding ATP-binding protein has product MIIAIASGKGGTGKTTVATSLALSLEAPVRLLDCDVEEPNAHIFIRPENETRTTVTAMVPEVDLKRCTACGACDAICRFSAIVQMGKAVLTFPEMCHSCEGCLMVCPAGAISAGTRELGELIRGTAGSVELVYGSLRVGEAMSPPLIHRVKQEMSDSRINIIDAPPGTSCPVISALTGADFVLLVTEPTPFGLNDLILAVETVRTMKLPCGIVINRCDSGTDETRGYAERQGIPVMMEIPDRRDIAESYSRGVPACLAIPGMKQRFARLMTDIQRKTG; this is encoded by the coding sequence ATGATTATCGCCATTGCATCAGGCAAGGGCGGCACCGGCAAAACCACGGTGGCCACCAGTCTGGCCCTGTCGCTGGAAGCGCCGGTGAGGCTGCTCGATTGCGACGTGGAAGAGCCTAACGCCCATATTTTCATCCGGCCGGAAAACGAAACCCGGACGACGGTCACGGCCATGGTCCCCGAGGTAGATCTGAAACGCTGCACCGCCTGCGGGGCCTGCGATGCCATCTGCCGTTTTTCCGCCATTGTCCAGATGGGCAAGGCGGTGCTGACCTTTCCGGAAATGTGCCACAGCTGCGAGGGCTGCCTCATGGTCTGCCCTGCCGGGGCCATTTCCGCCGGAACCCGGGAGCTGGGCGAACTGATCCGGGGAACCGCCGGTTCCGTGGAACTGGTGTACGGCAGCCTGCGTGTGGGCGAAGCCATGTCCCCGCCGCTGATTCACCGCGTCAAACAGGAAATGAGTGACAGCCGGATCAATATCATCGACGCGCCGCCGGGCACTTCCTGCCCGGTCATCAGCGCCCTGACCGGCGCCGACTTCGTGCTGCTGGTAACCGAGCCCACGCCTTTCGGATTAAACGACCTGATCCTGGCGGTGGAAACTGTCCGGACCATGAAGCTGCCCTGCGGCATCGTCATCAACCGCTGCGACTCCGGGACCGATGAAACCCGGGGGTATGCCGAACGGCAAGGGATCCCCGTCATGATGGAAATACCGGACCGGCGGGATATCGCCGAAAGCTACTCCCGGGGCGTTCCGGCCTGCCTGGCCATTCCCGGAATGAAACAGCGGTTTGCCCGGCTCATGACCGACATTCAACGGAAAACCGGATAA
- a CDS encoding MBL fold metallo-hydrolase, with translation MILVYSLAAIAAVGILIFLLTLIRLSAGNRKVSRERTAARLEKMTGFGAVKSLTILPLVDFYADDQRLKTEAGVSYLVKADETTILMDAGFNKKKEHPSPLLHNMKALGVSPGDISAFFISHPHLDHVGGMAEQRSKTFSLSQGTVNVPGIPVYAPVKIAPSRWNPGPVPEVISGPRKLARGVASIGVIPRNLYLLGYTREHSLAVNVEGKGIVIIIGCGHQTIERIIARTRALFDEPIFGIIGGLHYPVNGGRIMLGPVNLQSLVGNDKPPWKKIDEKDVKSALDAIKSANPEFVALSPHDSSDWTLEQFRQALGDKYHYLKVGQPIVF, from the coding sequence ATGATACTGGTTTACAGTCTGGCCGCCATCGCGGCCGTGGGGATTCTGATTTTTCTGCTGACGCTGATCAGGCTTTCGGCCGGCAACAGAAAGGTATCGCGGGAACGGACCGCCGCCCGCCTTGAAAAAATGACCGGCTTCGGCGCCGTCAAATCACTGACTATCCTGCCGCTGGTCGACTTTTACGCCGATGACCAGCGGCTGAAGACGGAAGCCGGGGTATCCTACCTGGTCAAGGCGGACGAGACCACCATCCTGATGGACGCGGGCTTTAACAAAAAAAAGGAACACCCCTCCCCCCTGCTCCACAACATGAAAGCGCTGGGCGTTTCTCCGGGTGATATCTCCGCCTTTTTCATCAGCCACCCGCATCTGGACCATGTCGGCGGCATGGCCGAGCAGCGATCCAAAACTTTCAGCCTGTCTCAGGGAACGGTCAATGTTCCCGGGATTCCGGTATACGCGCCGGTAAAAATTGCCCCCTCGCGCTGGAATCCGGGGCCGGTTCCCGAGGTCATCAGCGGCCCCCGGAAGCTGGCCCGGGGCGTGGCCAGCATCGGCGTCATCCCCAGAAACCTTTACCTCCTTGGATATACTAGGGAACACAGCCTGGCCGTCAATGTCGAGGGCAAGGGGATCGTTATCATTATCGGCTGCGGACACCAGACCATTGAACGCATTATCGCAAGAACCCGGGCCCTGTTCGACGAACCGATCTTCGGCATTATCGGCGGTCTTCATTATCCTGTTAACGGCGGGAGAATCATGCTCGGCCCCGTCAACCTCCAGAGCCTGGTGGGAAACGATAAACCGCCATGGAAGAAAATCGATGAAAAGGACGTGAAATCCGCCCTTGACGCCATTAAGTCCGCCAACCCGGAATTTGTCGCCCTTTCCCCCCACGACAGTTCCGACTGGACCCTGGAGCAGTTCCGGCAGGCGCTGGGCGATAAATACCATTATCTGAAAGTCGGCCAACCCATCGTTTTCTGA
- a CDS encoding DUF134 domain-containing protein has protein sequence MPRNKIPRFVSGYPMSSALVPEDRVPTGEILLPVEGVEAIRLSDFEKLDQATAADIMGVSRQTYGRILGEARAIIADALITNKTLRIGGGVYEMRGGQGQCRRRRRCGRR, from the coding sequence ATGCCCAGAAATAAAATCCCCCGGTTTGTTTCCGGATATCCGATGTCCAGCGCCCTGGTGCCGGAGGACCGGGTTCCGACCGGTGAGATCCTTCTGCCCGTGGAAGGCGTGGAGGCGATTCGTCTGTCTGATTTTGAAAAGCTGGATCAGGCCACCGCCGCCGACATTATGGGCGTTTCCAGGCAGACATACGGCCGGATCCTGGGCGAGGCGCGCGCCATTATCGCGGACGCGCTGATAACCAATAAAACCCTGCGGATCGGCGGGGGTGTTTACGAGATGCGCGGCGGCCAGGGGCAGTGCCGTCGCCGAAGACGATGCGGAAGGAGGTGA
- a CDS encoding DUF5320 domain-containing protein, whose protein sequence is MPRRDGTGPAGEGPKTGRGAGKCGPGVSQDQPAGRGPGQGQGRGWGAGGGQGGRGQGGWGRGGNR, encoded by the coding sequence ATGCCGAGAAGAGATGGAACCGGTCCCGCGGGAGAGGGACCGAAAACAGGCAGAGGCGCGGGTAAGTGCGGTCCGGGCGTAAGCCAGGACCAGCCGGCCGGCCGGGGCCCAGGCCAGGGTCAGGGCCGGGGCTGGGGCGCCGGCGGAGGACAGGGCGGTCGCGGTCAAGGCGGCTGGGGACGGGGCGGCAACCGGTAA
- a CDS encoding DUF6868 family protein has product MTIDAVRGILGWSMVINYAILLWWFLVFTLAHDWMHRFHGRWFRLSVEAFDGLHYGAMAVFKIGIMLLNLTPWLALQIVG; this is encoded by the coding sequence ATGACCATAGACGCTGTCCGCGGTATTTTGGGCTGGAGCATGGTAATTAACTACGCGATCCTGCTGTGGTGGTTTCTTGTCTTTACGCTGGCGCACGACTGGATGCATCGTTTTCACGGCAGATGGTTCCGGCTTTCGGTCGAGGCCTTTGACGGCCTGCATTATGGCGCCATGGCCGTCTTTAAAATCGGCATTATGCTGTTGAACCTGACACCCTGGCTGGCGCTCCAGATTGTTGGCTGA